One Branchiostoma lanceolatum isolate klBraLanc5 chromosome 18, klBraLanc5.hap2, whole genome shotgun sequence DNA window includes the following coding sequences:
- the LOC136424345 gene encoding TLC domain-containing protein 4-B-like: MTVELFHWLIVAGAFAVSFPIFTIITPAIFRRLVPGFDELTPRKDFLIKDAALSICHVFVMATLAWYACLFTDQVPHDVIWHESSLVKIMNSLMVGYCAAACLLMIWYRVVDQASFLHHLVSTYTAYISLTYPCLHYYANICYMMEISGPFVNTRMILKQLGDQGSPLFICNGLAMVLTFFFGRVLSTIVATYNLIRLMVMDSQQFFQLPVPVLLCYVGGCALFNTLNYYWFFKILRGFVSFFQKRQ, translated from the exons ATGACTGTGGAGCTCTTTCATTGGCTGATCGTGGCCGGCGCCTTCGCGGTCTCGTTCCCAATCTTCACTATCATCACACCTGCGATCTTCAGGCGTCTCGTTCCCGGGTTCGATGAACTCACGCCGAGAAAAGACTTTCTAATTAAAGATGC AGCCCTGTCAATCTGTCACGTCTTCGTCATGGCAACGCTGGCCTGGTACGCCTGCCTCTTCACCGATCAGGTGCCTCATGACGTCATCTG GCACGAGTCTTCGCTGGTGAAGATTATGAACTCCCTAATGGTTGGATACTGCGCTGCAG CCTGTCTGTTGATGATATGGTACCGGGTAGTGGACCAGGCGAGCTTCCTTCATCACCTGGTCTCAACATACACGGCCTACATATCATTG ACATACCCTTGTCTACATTACTACGCCAACATCTGTTACATGATGGAAATATCCGGACCTTTCGTCAATACTCG AATGATTCTTAAACAACTAGGCGATCAAGGTTCTCCTCTCTTTATTTGCAACGGACTTGCGATGGTCTTGACGTTTTTCTTCGGACGCGTCCTGTCTACCATCGTTGCCACGTACAACCTCATCAGGCTCATGGTCATGGACTCCCAGCAGTTCTTTCAACTTCCGGTACCCGTCCTGCTTTGCTACGTGGGCGGATGTGCCCTCTTCAACACCCTCAACTATTACTGGTTTTTCAAGATTTTGCGCGGGTTTGTCTCGTTTTTCCAGAAACGGCAATGA
- the LOC136424701 gene encoding uncharacterized protein, with the protein MAQSTCQSERVSWLRKDRLARSTHVRKLVSSFEALTSQPPHAYTEAAGITPVQAMPDDADKVMMRRSVKDIKDELEGKTTSTPSEASVVNVRPQKPPRAMLLHDASPKSASTTEPQKPLCTQSLADTAVQTAAAVKQVEPASAQPLDVTDVKPPKPHLIGDTAGATSDDVEPDAEDLLRTLVLGDAAGDTKVTVKSSRTQSLVRNDAQRAHAVKPPSTQSVSKDAQRALAVKPPSTQYDAQMALAVRQEELLRTLLMGLPDETSQTTITVTPRKPVRRQSLAVKLVEPAPTQPLADATTTALESAPVLQPPQKPSRCRDYVMYRNNFGHYGFSLLTTFTPDMERCHVVFQAADSIAPLPVGRLVSLNFQSIQDKTAAELHDSFNRATESIRLRVQPLSFPLDVLQEMVADQVSPVTYEEHVDYRRDRRAHPARRWVKRKLRGVARAMSRLRDAIRCCWR; encoded by the exons ATGGCACAGTCTACTTGCCAATCTGAGAGAGTCAGCTGGTTGAGAAAAGACCGCCTTGCCAG GTCCACTCACGTGAGAAAACTCGTGAGCAGTTTCGAGGCCCTGACCAGCCAGCCCCCTCATGCCTACACTGAAGCCGCGGGCATCACACCCGTTCAGGCAATGCCTGATGATGCCGACAAAGTCATGATGAG ACGTTCAGTCAAAGACATCAAGGACGAGCTGGAGGGAAAGACAACCTCTACTCCGTCAGAAGCTAGTGTGGTTAACGTCAGGCCCCAGAAGCCCCCACGGGCCATGCTGCTGCATGATGCTTCTCCCAAGTCTGCGAGTACCACGGAACCGCAGAAACCCCTCTGCACCCAGTCCCTGGCTGACACAGCTGTCCAGACGGCGGCTGCCGTAAAGCAAGTGGAACCAGCCAGTGCCCAGCCTCTGGACGTCACAGACGTAAAACCACCCAAACCCCACCTTATTGGCGACACTGCTGGTGCGACGTCGGATGACGTGGAGCCTGACGCAGAAGATCTTCTCCGCACCCTGGTTCTGGGCGACGCGGCTGGCGACACGAAGGTTACGGTGAAGTCGTCCCGTACACAGTCTCTGGTCCGTAATGATGCCCAGAGGGCCCATGCCGTGAAGCCACCCAGCACCCAGTCTGTGAGCAAAGACGCCCAGAGGGCCCTTGCCGTGAAGCCACCCAGCACCCAGTATGATGCCCAGATGGCCCTTGCCGTGAGGCAAGAGGAGCTACTCCGCACCCTTCTGATGGGTCTGCCGGACGAAACGTCCCAGACGACCATCACCGTGACGCCACGGAAGCCTGTTCGCAGGCAGTCTCTAGCCGTGAAGCTGGTGGAGCCAGCCCCCACCCAGCCTCTGGCCGACGCAACCACAACGGCCCTGGAAAGCGCCCCCGTCCTTCAGCCGCCTCAGAAGCCATCAAGGTGCAGGGATTACGTCATGTACAGGAATAACTTCGGTCACTACGGCTTCTCCCTGCTCACAACGTTCACTCCCGACATGGAACGATGCCACGTGGTGTTCCAAGCCGCCGACAGCATTGCGCCGCTGCCGGTGGGCCGGCTGGTCTCACTCAACTTCCAGTCTATCCAGGACAAGACGGCGGCGGAGCTGCACGACAGCTTTAACCGAGCCACCGAGTCCATCCGGCTGAGAGTCCAGCCGTTGTCGTTCCCACTGGATGTGCTCCAGGAAATGGTGGCCGATCAAGTCTCCCCCGTCACGTACGAAGAGCACGTGGACTACCGCAGGGATCGACGGGCTCACCCTGCCAGGAGGTGGGTGAAGAGGAAGCTGCGAGGGGTTGCCAGGGCAATGTCACGGCTCCGCGACGCCATCAGGTGCTGCTGGAGATGA